From the Xiphophorus couchianus chromosome 11, X_couchianus-1.0, whole genome shotgun sequence genome, the window tcatcaaaaatatacctggagagttgccttgattctttatctgtttgagaaatcttttaagcTCTATGGAAGctattcagctgtgcaaaatgcctgggtggctGCAGTTTCTATGCTTCTGAGCTTcagcctcacagagcaccctTCTCTCACTCAGTTCCTTCAAACTAGTCAGCAAAATTTAGCAAACAtttggtggaactgcgcatcttctgagctcattatacgagctgCTATTCAGTGAAACTCTGGTGAAAACGTTAaagtgttaatagaggagcaatgtGATATCCTGAATTTgagaaagaacaggagtttttaaagagatagaGATCccatttcaaggcattaaattatgaagtaaaatttcttttaagtcatatttgatatctGCAGCACTTTTctaataactgaaggtaacacagttacttgattgtactataaagtGGCACTAGgtacctggaaaatacataatattgtccttttaataaatctttgaaataaaaatatgttgtagaAGGCAAAAATCCTATTTCACTGGTCCCTGGTGTAGACTAATCTTTCACTAATTTAGTGTAATTAAATCATAATTGGgtttttccaattaaaaatgTAGCGAGGACATGAAGAAAGCATTATTGGTGTTCCTTATAATCTGAAGGTAAGGTGAAAAGATTCTTAATAAAACTactaaataaacaatttttgaaGCAACAAATCCCAATCATTGCCACCTTTAAGTCCTAATTGTATTTATATCTTGTTTACTATTTCAGgccagaaagaaaaacaacaaaaacacttatCAGATAAAAACTGATTAGAAATCCAAACTCGGAAGGGATTGGATTCAACTTCTTTAACTTCAGCAGATGGAGCAGAAGGTTATTAGCAGATCAATATTTGTCAGTATGAGGTGATTGGATTATTTTGGCTCATTAGCTCTTGTTTGCTTTAGTAAGTGCTGGAACCACTCAATCAGAAATACAAAGTGGTACTGAGCATATGCTGACCAGCAGCTTAGTTCACAGACGTCACACCATCATTATAGTTTCTAAGTCTTTTTGGACTCAGTCAGacttacatttatttacctttaaaatatgtatttgcttACATAAAACAAGTGACATGAAgagcattttctgtttgtttttatcttgaacTTATGCCTTGAATTGCTTCATCAGATGCATGTTTCCATAGTAAAACTAAAGAACTGAGAAAGTGGGGTTGGGCTTGTGTTTGAAGAAGTGTTGGGTTATAAAAGGAGGCGACTCCTTTCATTCTGCCTCACACTAACCTGCTCTCAGCTGCCTTTGCTCTTAGTCTTCATCAGAGCTTCACCTCCTCCTTAGACTCACGACAAGTGAGTGATTCTTCTCCACCTCTCCTGATGACCCcctctttgttttgctgctcTTGTCTAAAGaatctgtctgtgtgtcttCAGTTCTCCTCCGGCATGGCAGCATTGTGGCTTCAGTCCTTCTCTCTGCTGGTCTTACTGGTTGTATCGTGGCCCGGCTCCCAGGGCGTTGCACCGCCGCAGCATCTATGCGGTTCTCACCTGGTTGACGCTCTCTACCTGGTCTGTGGGGACAGAGGCTTCTTCTACAGCCCCAAGAGGGATGTGGACCATCTCCTGGGTGAGACATCAAAATTTTACCACTTTTatttgttggagaaaaaaaaaagtaacccccccccccagctttttaagtaaagaaacaaaatagtAACTCTAAATGCTCTAAGCAGGACTTTTGTGTtggaaatcacatttttaaacagttatttGGCTCTTTTATGTGCAGTGTATTTTTTAAtccctttattatttttgtgaatatGTTATATCTgtttataaacatgttttgttccaAGCAAGCTTTTCAAGGGGTTTCTTCCTTGTTGCCATGCATATATTATGTAATTATTCTGGTCGTCTGTGACTCTTTCTCAGATGACCATTATTTTAGTCACCTGcctaaaataatgacctaattcatttttttgccaaaatcacttttggcgaAAAACGACAATGGCAAATAACATAGAAAAGTGACAATATCCTTATCTGTGCTCTTATTTGTGGTCCTCTGAACCCTTTTTTCAAGGCTTCAAATTGTGAATCCATTGTGTCCCACTCAGGTTAGGATGTTCAGTTCTGTTTCCTTCTTGtgttggattttaaaatatatgttattttctttatatattgtTATTACTAATGTGATAGGTGACTGTTACCTCTTGTTTAATACCAGTCAACAACATGCATCAGTACTCCCCCCCCCGTGTTTCTAGTCAATGATTTTCTATTTGAAccctttcttctctttgtttttctcctccagaGTTCCTCCCTTCAAAGACAGGCACAGGGTCGACTCATGGCGGTGAGAACGAGGTGGCTGAGTTGGCCTTCAAGGACCAGATGGAGATGATGGTTAAGAGGTCAGGCATCGTCGAGCAGTGCTGCCACAGGCCCTGCAGTATCTTTGACCTGCAGAACTACTGCAACTAATCGGCGTGCAGACAGTCCATGTGGAGCCAGTGACTGAGCGCAGTTTGATTTGTTGGTTAATTTAGAGTGAACCTTATCTTAGTAGCGTGAATCTCTTCCAGAGAACCGTCTGCAGTCAATGACCTGCTGAGAGATGgattatttttgcaagaaaataaagttttatgatTTGAGACAACATCAGGGTACGTGTGTTTTCTTATATGGACTTTTatacttaaaaagaaatttgtaaaatgtgtccTTCGTCAAATATTATTTCGGGTAATATTTATTAGCATCCCTGGtaagaaatatggaaaaaaatacttcttttttttctccaaatcaTTATTTACAAACTCCCACCTTCAATTTGAGTAAATCTAAATaatgcttgctttttttttttttttactttatatgaAATCTTGCTTTGTCGTTAATGTGTGCATTCCCCGTATGCCAACAGGACAGCACTtggatttcatttataacatacAATGTTGGACTTTATGACTCTTATCCATTCCTCTTTGCCAAATTTCTGTACAGTACATCATCCTagattgtttttaatgctttattcTGCAATTGGCTGCCCAATACCCAAACAGTCACATATGTTCCCGCAACAATTCTTATGTTGTAAAAACCGAATTCAAAGATGAGCAATTCTCAATTTCTGACAGAGCTTGCAGTTTATGACACTATTCACTCTAAAAAGGTCTTGGTTTATAGACGAGAATaaagcccacagcatcatagaTCCTCGACCAAACATAACCTTAGGCATAAAGGCTATTTCcaaacatctattttttttcttacaccaAATTCACCTAAAGTTTTGAAAAGCTCAATCTTGGTCTCAACTGACGAAAGGAAATGACTCTGTGTAAGGGTCTAGTGGAAATTAAacttatttaagtttttataatGTTGagacagaaaatacatttttccaatagaatagaatattttattaatccccAACGGGAAATAGCTCATTTGTTATTTGTTGACAAGCTACTCCATGCAGATATaaccataaatatatttatataaatattatatatactCTCATAATACACAAGATTATTACACAAGAAATCGTGTGTTTCATGAGAGTTCAATGTGAGAGACCAAAAAGCTTTATTTCAGCGAAAGAAGTGAAAAACGGACAATCTGTGAATTCTCAGAACTAcattcaattttcagccttattagctttggaacagcatagaaatgctgagatgcagtagttctggttgtttgaagctggaaccaagtctaaattttgagtttcatgagttttgaatgtaaaagACCAAtaaagcgttttctcggcgagagaagtgaaaaagtgacaatatgtaaatgctgagatgcagtagttctggttgTTTGAaactggaaccaagtctaaatgtTGTGTTTCATGAGTACTGAGTACTGACCAAAGACctcaatgatgagtaaaaacattggactttgTGTTCCCTCGCCCAGACGCGGGTCaacggggccccactctggagccaggcctggagggggccACGAcagcgagcgtctggtggccgggctttttcCCATGGAGCCCGGCTGGGCttagcccgaagaggaaacatgggtccaccctcccatgggcccaccacctgtgAGAGGTGCCAAAAGGGTCGGGTGCATTGTGAGATGGGTGGCGGtcgagggaggggaccctggcggtccaaTCCTcagttgcagaagctggctcttgggacatgtaatgtcacctctctggtggggaaggagccagagctagtgtgtgaggttgagaggttccggctagaaatagtcggtctcaccttgACACATGGCTCTgtttctggaaccagtctccttgagaggggctggatgtacttccactctggagttgcccaaggtgaaaggtgtcgggcaggagtgggcatacttgttgctccccatctcggcgcctgtacatTGGGGTTTACCCCAATGAaagagagggtagcctccctccgcctatgGGTGGGGGGACGTgtcctgactgtcgtttgtgcttacaggccaaacgacagttcagattacccacccttcttGGAGTCCCTAGAGGGGGTACCGGAGAGTGACCTTCCAGGGGACTCCTGTGTTCtcctgggggacttcaacgctcacgtgggcaatgacagtgagaccttgAGGGGCGTAGTTGGGAGGAATGCccccccccgatctgaactcaaGTGGtattctgttgttggacttctgtgctcatcACGGATTGTCcgtaacgaacaccatgttcaagcataagggtgtccacatgtgcacttggcaccaggacaccctaggccgcagttcgatgatcgactttgtcatcgtttcatcggatctgtggccgtatgtcttggacactcgggtgaagagaggtgcggagctgtccactgaccactacctggtggggAGTTGGCTctggtggtgggggaggaagctggtcagacctggcaggcccaaatgtgttgtgagggtctgctgggaatgtctggcggaatcccctgtgagacggagctttaactcccatctctgGCAGAAATTTGAACACGTTTCGGGGGAAGTGGGGGATATTGAGTCTGTTTGGACCATGTTCCATGCCTCCATTGTTGAGGCTGCTCATCTGAGCTGTGGCctcaaggttgtcggtgcctgtcgtggcggcaaccctcgaacccgttggtggacaccttcggtgagggatgctgtcaggctgaattAGGAGTCCTATcaggcctttttggcctgtgggactccgaaagcagctgatgggtaccggcgggcgaagcggcatgcggctcagGTGGtcgctgaggcaaaaactcgggtgtggaaggagtttggagaggccatggagaaagacttctgTACGGCTTCGAAgcaattctggtccaccatccggcgtctcaggagGGGAAAgcagtgcagcaccaacactgtttatagtggggatggtgtgctgctgaccttgACTCAGGatgttgtgggtcggtgggcagaatacttcaaagacctcctcaatcccaccaacatgccttccattgaggaagctgagtctggggactctgggttgggctctccaatctctggggacgaggtcgctgaggtggttaaaaagctcctcggtggcagggccccgggggtggatgagatccgcccggagttccttaaagctctggatgttgtagggttgtgttggctgacgcagctctgcaatatcgcatggacatcgggggcagttcccatGGATTGgtagactggggtggtggttcccctgttcaaaaagggggaccggagggtatgctccaattataggggggtcacactcttaagcctccctggcaaggtttattcaggggtcctggagaggagggtccgtcggatagtcgaacatcagattcaggaagagcagtgtggttttcgtcctggtcatggaacactggaccagctctacaccctcagcagggtcctggagggggcatgggagttcgcccaactggtttacatgtgttttgtggacttggagaaagCATTCAACCTGTCCCTCAGGGAGCCCTGTGGGGAGtcctccgggagtatggggtatcAGGCCccttgatacgggctgtcaggtccctgtatgaccagtgtcggagtctggtccgcattgccggcagtaagtggggctcgtttccggtgagagttggactccgccagggcttccctttgtcaccgattctgttcattatttttatggacagaatttcttgggtcagccaaggtgttgaggggatctgTTTTGGTgaccttaggatctcatctctgctttttgcggatgatgtggtcctgttggcttcatcaggtcgtgatctgcagctctcgctggagctgttcgcagccgagtgtgaagcagcCGGAATGAgaatcagtgcctccaaatccgaggccatagtcttgagctggaaaaggatagagtgccttctccgggtcgggggtGGGGGGCgctcctgccccaagtggaggagttccagtatctcgggatcttgttcacgaatgagggaagaagggagcgggagatcgacaggcggattggctcagcgtctgccgtcaagtgggcgctgtaccggtccgtcgtggtgaagagagagctgagccaaaaagcgaggctcttgatttaccggttgatctacgttcccaccctcatctatggtcatgagctttgggtcatgaccgaaagaatgagatcgcggatacacgcggccgaaatgggttttctccgtagggtgtctgggctctcccttagtgatagggtgagaagctcagtcatccgggaaggagtcagagtagagccgctgctccttcacatcgagaggagccagttgaggtggcccgggcatctggtcaggatacctcctggacgcctccctggtgaggtgttccaggcacgtcccaccaggaggaggcctcggggaagacccaggacacgctggagagactatgtttctcggctggcttGGGAACcccttgggattcccctggaagagctggaagaagtggctggggagagggaagtctgggcctcccttctgaagctgctacccccgcatcccgaccccggataagcggaagaagatggatggatggatggatggatggatggatgtgaattttcagcacacaattcaattttcagccttattaggtttgaaacagcatagaaatgctaagaagcagtagtttttttttaataggaaaacatgaaactgagACTTGTAATTTTTATAATCACAGGGAAACACTGGAACATGTCTCACTAGAATGTGATAAATATTCAGAAGAACGTTAGCATTTAAAGTCAATACTAAACACAAGGGAAAGGATTTTCTATAATATTTTAGGATATGAATCTAAATCTGTTAGACATCACTTaatcagacttttaaaaaaaattataggttatttaattatatttaaaagtatatatgtatgtgtgtgtatgtgtgtatgcaTGTACATACATCTGCATatatgtgtttatgtgtgtgtgtgtgtgtgtgtgtgtagcggtgtgagagagaaaaagagagagtgTGTGAATTTGCACACTCATACACACAATTGTGGTGcgtattatttgattttttattcttttatgttttatttctttctttcatggaGGTGCGTAATATTAAATTCCATGTGAGTATCGTTGATGATCACACTCCAGTCCGGTAGGTGGCGGTGAATGCACCTTAAGTTGGTTGCTATCtaccaataaaacacaaaagaagaagaagaagggtcggggaaaagaagaagaagaaagggaaaAGATAAAGATCCAAATCTCTCCTCTTAATAAGGACGTTAGGTAACCTTTAACTATATTCTTGCCCGCTTTAGGTGTATCTCTTTTTACTTTCGGTATTTCTTTGATTACAGTAAGTGATGCTTACTGAAGCGCTTGAAAATATTGTGGCTTTTGATtgttaaaccaaaactgtttcCCGTTTTTGTAATGGGTTGCCAGAACCCACTTCACCATCATGTACTATTTACTTGCGAGCTTCACCACAATAAGTTTTAAGGTAGTACAATGTGGTGCGAAGAAACTATAGAAATGGCATTCTGGAACGATGACAGCTCCGCGTCACGACGCGGTAGTATTGTATAACTAGAACGAGCTGTTCAGTGcgattttttatcttttattttttatttctgagtaATTTTATAAATGCAGTGTACGAAACAGGGGGCGCCGAGATTAATGGAATGCATTGGGCATATATTTACActattgccaaaagtatttgctcaccCATCCAAATGATCGGAATCAGATACTTCAATCACTTCCGTGGTCACAGGTGTATAAAATGAATCACCCAGGCATGCAGattgttttcacaaacatttgTGGAAGATGGGTTGCTCTCAGGACCTCAGTGGATTCCAGCGTGGAACTGTGCAACTAATCCAGTCATGAAATGTCCTCGCTCCTAAATATTCCAGTCAGCTgtaatgtaagaaaatggaAGTGTTTGGGAATGACAAGAACTCAGCCACAAAGTGGAAGGCCACGTAAACTGATGGAGCGGGGTCAGCGGATACTGAAACGCATAGTGCAAAGAGGTTGCCAACTTTCTGCAGAGTCAATCACTACAGACCTCCAAGCTTCATGTGGCCTTAAGATTAGCTCAAGAACAGTGCACAGTGAGCTTCATGGAATGGGTTCCCCATGCAGCTGCATCTAAGCCAGGGGTGTTGAACTCAATTTCATTTTGGGTCAAATCAAGATAAGGAATGATCTTAGAGGGACGGTTGTGCCAGAATCTATTGCTAAAACTCATTAACcaactgttaaaatgtaaataaattcttaaaatgaaataatattgaacatcttttcagtccctccatgATTTTGTGGCTGTTTAGggcatttgtttttgcaataacaatcaatttagaaatatttgaactTACTTATAAtggaaaaatgcaactttttattacttgttATGAATTTTAACTTGACATCATGTGAGGATGAGTCAGCTGCTTTGTAGAAGTAAGAAATGCATCCACCTGtaagtgggaataaaaatacgTGGATCCAATAGTTTTCATCATTTTGCccaaaatctgcaataaacttacaattatgcattagcacagggatttgttgatttttatgtaaatttccacaataattcacAAGAAAGTGGAGGaactgattgatgtaatttggcagtaaactaaaaaactgctttgatttgattgatgaaataatatttaagcacactgtCATCTTTTTTGACGGTTCTATTTATGTGTTCCTTTAGAGGCCAGAGGGCAACATAAAAAGCTTTGGAGGGCCATATTTGGTCCCccggccttgagtttgacacgtgatACATCAACAAGTGTAATGCAAAGCAGTGGTGCAAAGCATGCTGCCAATGGAGTCTAGAGTAGTGGATCTTAGCCAAAAAGTGGTTATTGTAAATAGGAATTTACAATAACTTAGTTGGCAAGTTTTAGGGGAGGTTTTTCTATGTTACTGCTTGACAtaagtaaaaatgaaagtacaccaaatttagataaaatataATTAGGATTAAAATTCCACAATAAAACATTCTTTATCCAATTgatattaaagtaaaactaaCCCCCAAATCAAATGGTTTTGCTGACAAACTGTCTAAATAGGTTATTTAGGGGTCTctatgtttctgtgcaaattttgTTCTTCACAGCACTACACTTGGCTGTGCCTCTTGGCTTGGTCCACTCtgctgaaatttttaaaaatttgccaGGGGTGGGGTTTTGCTTTCAGAGGgggttagttacactttaaatgtgtaatttaggGATGAGAAGTCTAAAAGAATTAGGCCACCTGAGTCTATTGAGTTTACAAGCACAGAATTATTGATGCAATTTGTGTTATTCAGGCACATAACTTTATAGAAgatattttatcaataaatttgaaggTAGAGGCATTGAAATTTAATGCAAATTCAGCATAAGTTTACCTGCATATACCTTCTGCTTTGGACAATAGTTTAAGTTCTCCTGTTTCTTTCACCAATAATGAGGTCAAAGTTGAGCATTTTTCATTGTTAGTATACAGCACAAAAGTGgaacttttgttttaacaacACTATTATAAAGATGAGTTTCTCTACAAGTTAAAATGGGAAGCAgttcacatttgtttaaattaagtTTGAGGCTTGAAGTATCAGAGAAATTTTGGATGAGCTTAATGACTGGGTGTTTGATCAGGGTCTCTGAAAAGCTGTAGTATTGTACTGTAGTAACTGTATTAGTTACTTGAGTTATCCATATTTGTCTATAAGCAAAATTCTGAGATGCCACAGACATTGTTTTAAAGAGTAATAGTTGCAAAAAATTGAGCTGTGATTAATGATAAATATGGGGAAACAGAGCAACACTTTCATTCTCCTCCAGATAATGAAATTCTAGGACAGGTGCCATTCTTAAGTTTATTTGAGCAGTTATCTTGTGAAACGTTTGAgtagattttataaaatattgactGAAACCAAATTCTTCTAAGGCCTGATAGATGAAATCATGCTCTAAGGAGTCAAATGtattataaaaatttaaaattaaaataaagcaggTTTTttctcagtgtattataagcttGGCAGGGCACCAGGCTTTATCTGCCCTGcccaagtttttattttaagtagcttttttactctttagttgcagttatgttttttttccactgttggAAAAGTTACTTATTGACTTTTTGGGGGCGACTGTTTAGGAGTgactgtggctctgtgggtAGAGTAATTGTGTTGTGATAATCGGAAGGTTATAGGTCCGATTCCACCTTCCTCCTACGACATGTTGATGAACCCCTGAATAAGACACTTAACCTAAAATTGCCTACCAGTGTATACATGTGagtgtgactctagtgtaaagcgctttgagtggtcaaaatgattggaaaagtgCTGTATAAGTTTAGTTCATTTGCCATGTTGAATATAACgtcaacataaagaaaataaaatgcaaccgAATGTGTCATTATTATCATTTACAAACTTATGGGTATAAGAATAGATTACGACGGAAATTTTTTGATCCTGTGTGTTGCTTTCTTGATGACAGACATTGAGAAATAGACACGATGAAGATGACAGAGAAAGTCTAAGTAAACAAATTTATCTCTAATTGTTGATGAATAATTTGACGATACCTACTTTCGGGATAAGAGCACTTAATGGCTTGTATTAGAGTAGTTCTCCACGCTCAATACTTTCTGAAAGAATATTAACATTAAAGGGACTAGACCTTTTACAAATCTCTTATAAAGCTCACTTGACACCCCATCACTACCGAGCGATATATTTTTAAGACTTGaaatatctattttaaaaactaaaatgtttgtctAAAATACATTAGTATttagaaatgtacttttttttccaataaaacacatattaAACTAATTTGTAAAGTACTTGAAGTGACTAAATGTAGTGTTTACTGCAACATTCTGACCTCCAGAAAGCCCATCAGGCTCAGCAGATTGAAACCAACATCAGAACAATAAAACGTGAGTTTGAACTAGTTctatcaatcaataaaaaattttttatcagattaatcacagTCTGGCATTAgtgattaatcatttaataacAATTAATCACTAACATTGTaagtttgaaatataaatatgcacgCAGTTGTGCAAGCCCCTCTTGCCGCActccaaccaattaaaatgcaagcagttatctgattattttttttgtagcagaaaGCAGGTAGTCTGCCAGTACTCACCCTTAAGGAAACTTACTCCTCTACACATTCATGCAAGTAGTGGCAAACATTTTTAGGAGACAACTGACagataaaacagataaaacccTTCCTGATGCTGTCCTGGGCAAATGCATAAGCAAAAGAAATATTCTTTTGTGGATTGCTcaccaaaacagttttgttttctgccactaaaacatttttaaatcacctAATTGTCTTGTTGTTGGTATCCCTTTTAGCAATGATGTTGCATGGCTTCAAGAGCAGTAAACAGGATTTCACTTTTGGATCATGGAAGGTGACAGCGGCAAAAAACCACATCATGAAATCTAAAGACATTGAACGGTATGTGTCTCTCAAAATTTAATGGAATTTTTTCACACTTGATAAAATGGGTCACTGTGATAACCTAGGTcactctttttttgcttttcctttgaAGATGGCACCACATACcctagtaaaataaatatttaatatatcaacatttttctcaatttgAATACATCTAATAGGGCTATTGACAGAAGATTTATTCCAGATGTTGGCAACACCCCTAGTCacctacacacaaaaaaatctaatcataATAATCAAATCAAACCTGTCAACAAATTTAGTTATGGATAAAAAACTGAGATGATATAGTTATGAAACACACTTCCagaaatttattatttactttgtgAAAATTTCCTTTTTGATACTGAGAACTTGAAGATGTCTCCTATATAAATTGTCTCTCACTCCCTCTCTTCCTTCCTATCT encodes:
- the ins gene encoding insulin isoform X1 gives rise to the protein MTPSLFCCSCLKNLSVCLQFSSGMAALWLQSFSLLVLLVVSWPGSQGVAPPQHLCGSHLVDALYLVCGDRGFFYSPKRDVDHLLEFLPSKTGTGSTHGGENEVAELAFKDQMEMMVKRSGIVEQCCHRPCSIFDLQNYCN
- the ins gene encoding insulin isoform X2; protein product: MAALWLQSFSLLVLLVVSWPGSQGVAPPQHLCGSHLVDALYLVCGDRGFFYSPKRDVDHLLEFLPSKTGTGSTHGGENEVAELAFKDQMEMMVKRSGIVEQCCHRPCSIFDLQNYCN